Below is a genomic region from Thermoanaerobaculia bacterium.
CGGGGCCTGACGGGCCTATCCGATCGCGATTTTCCCCGCGTTCCGGTCGAGCCACTGCGCGAAGCTCTGGAGCTCCGGATCGAGCGCCCGCGAGAGCGCGACGTCGCGGCTCCGGCAGAACTCGTCGTTGAAGATCGCCTGGAACTGAAACATGTTCCCCATGTCGTCCGCGCCGGGGAAGCCGAGGGCCCGGTACTGGTCGAACGGCATGTCGAAGAAGTTCACCGTCTGTCCGAGCGCGCGGGAGAACGCCGCCGCCATCTCGGCGCCCGAAAGGATTTCTCCGGCGATTCCGACGCGGCGGCCGATCATCTCGCTCCCGCGGCGGAAGATGCCCAGGGCGCACCGTCCGATGTCCTCCGCGGCGATGCCGGGGAGCTTTCCGCCGCCGAGCGGAAGCGCGAGGACGACGCTCCCGTCCGGCATGCGTCGCGGGCCCGCCCCGAAATAGATGAAGTTGTCCCAGTAGAAAGCCGCGAGGAGGAACGTCGTCGGAACGCCGGAGAAGAACCGGTCCGCTTCCCCCTTCGCGTCGAAGTGCGGGACCTTGTACTTCTCCCTGAGCGTCGGGACCCGCGGGTCGGAGAGGGGCACGCGGAGCCGGGTGTCCTCGAGCGTCGACCAGATCACGTGGGCGACGCCGGCCGATTTCGCGGCGCGCGCGATCGCCCCGGCCTGCGCGAGCTCTTTTTCGGGCGAGAGGTGTTCCCAGAAGTTCGTCACGCCGTAGACTCCGTGCGCGCCGGCGAACGCCCGCTCGAGGCTCTTCGGATCGTCCAGGTCCGCCGCGACGACCTCGAGGCCGAGGGCGGCGAGCGCCTTGCCTTTCTCGGAGTCGGGCTTCCGCGTGATCGCCCGACCGGCGAACGTCCCCGAGTGGTCCGCCGCGATCGCGCGCGCCAGACCCCCGCCCTGCGCTCCCGTTGCGCCGATGACTGCGATGATCTTCTTTTCCGGCATCGAGTCCTCCTTATGCGATTCCGAGGCGTTTCCCGAAGACTTCCGTCGCCGTACGGCCGAAACGGAAGCCGGTTCCCCTTCCTTCGAATCCGGCCTGGACGGAATCGGCCCTTTCGTCCGGGAAGAGCCGCGCCGCGTCTCCGGGCGAGCCGAAGCGGGGAAGATCAACCGTATTACGGGGACCGGGGGCGCTCAAGCCCTTCCGAGCGAAAACGCGCGGAACGGCCGCGGTAAGATACGCGTCTCGTGGCGCTCTCCGGCTTCCATCCCGCGGTCCGATCGTGGTTCGAGGAAAGCTTCGGAGAGCCCACTCCGCCGCAGAGGGACGGCTGGCCGGCGATCCGCGCCGGCCGCAACACGCTGATCGCCGCCCCCACCGGATCGGGAAAGACGCTCGCCGCGTTCCTTTCGGCGATCGACGCGCTCGCCCGGCTGCCGGCTCTCCCGGACGAGGCGCGCATCGTCTACGTGTCGCCCCTGCGCGCGCTCTCCAACGACGTGAAGAAGAATCTCGAGGGGCCGCTCGCCGAGATCCGCGCCCGGGACGGCTCGATCCCGGAGATCCGGGTGCTCGTCCGCACGGGAGACACGTCGTCCGGGGCGCGCGCGGCGATCGCGCGCCGGCCTCCGCACATCCTCGTGACGACCCCCGAGTCGCTCTACCTGATGCTGACGAGCGCCGGAGGGCGCGCCACGCTCCGCGGGGTCCGGACCGTCATCGTCGACGAGATCCACGCGCTCGCCCGCGACAAGCGGGGGAGCCATCTCGCGCTCTCGCTCGAGCGGCTCGAACGGCTGGCGGGCCGCCCGCTCCAGCGCATCGGCCTCTCCGCGACCCAGAAGCCGCTGGAGGAGGTCGCGCGCTTCCTGGCCGGCGACGGGCGGGAATGCACCCTCGTCGACGCGGGAACCTTCCGCGAGCTCGACCTCGCCGTCGAGGTGCCGCCCTCTCCGCTTTCGACGGTCTGCTCGCACGAGCAGTGGGAGGAGATCTACGCGCGCGTGGCGGAGCTCGTCGCGGCCCACCGCACGACTCTCGTCTTCGTGAACACGCGGAAGATGGCGGAGCGGATCGCCGGGGAGCTCACGAAACGGCTCGGCGCCGACGCCGTCACGAGCCACCACGGAAGCCTCTCCCGCGAGCGCCGGCTCGACGCGGAAGAACGGTTGAAGCACGGCAGGCTCCGCGCCCTCGTCGCGACGGCCTCCCTCGAGCTCGGGATCGACGTCGGCGACGTCGACCTCGCGATCCAGGTCGGGGCGACGCGCTCGATCGCGACGTTCCTGCAGCGCGTCGGGCGTTCCGGCCACGCCCTCCGGAAGATCCCGAAGGGACGGCTGTTCCCGCTGACCGTCGACGAGGCCGTCGAAGGCGCGGCGCTGTTGCGGGCGATCCGGGAGGGGAGGCTCGATCGCACGCCCGTGCCCCCCGCTCCGCTCGACATCCTCGCCCAGCAGATCGTCTCGTCGTGCGTCGCCGAAGACTGGGACGAGAGCGCGCTCTTCGCGCTCCTGCGCCGCGCGTGGCCGTACCGGAACCTCTCGAGGGAGGACTTCGATCGCGTCGTCGCGCTGCACGCGCAGGGAAGACGGGCCCTCCTCCACCGGGACGGCGTCGGCGGCCGCCTTCTCGCCCCGCGCCGCGCGAGGCTCGCGGCGGTCCTGTCCGGCGGGGCGATTCCCGACACCGCCGATTACCAGGTGCGTCTCGAGCCGGACGGGCTCCTCGTCGGAACGGTCAACGAGGACTGGGCGGTCGAATCCAACGGCGGTGACATCTTCCAGCTCGGGAACGCCTCCTGGCGGGTGCTGCGGGTCGAGCCGGGCGTCGTGCGGGTCGCCGACGCGAAGGGGCAGCCGCCGTCGATCCCGTTCTGGCTCGGCGAAGCGCCGGGCCGCACGCGGGAGCTCGCCGCCGAGATCGGCGCCGTGCGGGAGGCGGCCGCCTCCGCCGGCGACGACGGAGCCCTGCGTCTCCTCGCCGAATGCGGAACGGGCCTCGGCGAGGCCGCCGCCGGGCAGATCGCCGAATACGTGGAAGCGGGGCGACGGGCGCTCGGCGCGGTCCCGACGCCCGAACGCGTCGTCCTCGAGCGCTTCTTCGACGAG
It encodes:
- a CDS encoding NmrA/HSCARG family protein, whose amino-acid sequence is MPEKKIIAVIGATGAQGGGLARAIAADHSGTFAGRAITRKPDSEKGKALAALGLEVVAADLDDPKSLERAFAGAHGVYGVTNFWEHLSPEKELAQAGAIARAAKSAGVAHVIWSTLEDTRLRVPLSDPRVPTLREKYKVPHFDAKGEADRFFSGVPTTFLLAAFYWDNFIYFGAGPRRMPDGSVVLALPLGGGKLPGIAAEDIGRCALGIFRRGSEMIGRRVGIAGEILSGAEMAAAFSRALGQTVNFFDMPFDQYRALGFPGADDMGNMFQFQAIFNDEFCRSRDVALSRALDPELQSFAQWLDRNAGKIAIG